The region CGTCATAGCCTCCACTTGATCATGGGTAACATATATCATCGTAGACTGCAGCTTCTTGTGCAGCTTGTTCAGCTCCGTTCTCATCTGGCCGCGCAATTTAGCATCAAGATTACTCAAAGGCTCATCAAATAGGAATACCAGAGGCTTTCTTACGATAGCTCTTCCAACAGCAACTCTCTGCTTCTCTCCGCCGGAGAGCTCCCTAGGTTTTCTCTTCAGCAAGTGTTTTATGCTTAAGATATCAGCTGCCTCATTTACCCTTCTATCTATCTCATCTTTAAGATAATTCCTTAACCTTAGGCCGAAAGACATATTCTCATATACTGTCATATGAGGATAGAGAGCATAATTCTGAAAAACCATAGCTATATCTCTATCCTTAGCCGAAATATCATTGACTATCTTATCGCCGATAGAGATCTCGCCTTCTGTAATCTCTTCTAAGCCGGCAATCATTCTAAGAGTGGTGGATTTACCACAGCCGGAAGGACCAAGAAGAACCGTAAACTCTCCGCTCTCAATGTTGAGAGAAAAATCGTTTACGGCTTTAATATCACCTGAATAGACCTTACTAACTTTATTGAGACTAACCTGTGGCATATCCAAAATATATACTTTATATCAACTCAATAGTCAAGAGGAAACTACATTATAGACCCAAAACAGCTTTTAATTTTCCTTGCTGCCGGAATAATTGAGGTAAAATAGAGTGGTTAGACTCAGACTGAGTGAATACTTATCCTGTAATACCTTTTGCGCTTTAAGATAACCTTCTCTGGATACTAAATCCTTCAAAAAATTCTCAAATGCCACCGTATACCTTCTTGTAGATGAAAGACCCTCTATATTTTCAGTAAATGTTTTAAGCGAACACTCATTATTAGCGCAAGTAAACCTACGCTTATTTAACTCAATCTCAACCTTTTTATCTTGATTAGGCTTATCTAGGATCAGCTGCTTTCTGTATTCATAGACTTTATTTGAGAGAGCACCGCAGTTAGGACAGACTGCATATTCTTTATTTTTTTCGACTATAACTTTAATACCTGAAGTTAAAAGCTTTACCTCTCTTCTCTTGATATCTTTTAGATTAAGGACGACCTTACCTTTTATGTTTTTCTCTCTTTTCATACTATGCCCTCTCCTCTAGTATAATATAAACCACATAATAACTACTTTGTCAAATTTCTTAATAAGTTTTTATTAAAAATAAGGTTAATACTGCCGAATTTTACTCTTTTTGGCTCTTATCGCAGCTATAGATCTCTTTCTCTGCAGCCATTAATACGATTAATATAATTGTTTTAATGGCTGCATTAGAAAAGAAAAAGCCCGCAGACCCCTCTACTGTATACCTCCAAAACCGCCGTGTTTTAAAATATATATTAGAGCTGAAAAAGAATCAAGAATTATTTAAATTTTGGGGGTAGATAAAGGATCAGCTGAATCTCTTGAATAACAAGGAGGCATTATGACCGCCAAAACCCAGAGAATTAGATAAAACTAAATTTAATTCGGATTTACGGGCTTCGTTGGGAACATAATCTAAATCACATTCCGAATCAGGGTATTCATAGTTGGTAGTTGGAGGTATAATACCGTCTCTTAAGGCTAGCACAACTGCAACTGCTTCAACTCCTCCTGCAGCACCAAGCAGATGGCCGATCATAGATTTAATTGAACTTACAGGCACACTGCCTGCATCTTTACCAAGCAATCTTTTTATAGCCTTAGTTTCCATCTTATCGTTAAGTTTAGTAGATGTACCATGGGCATTGATATAATTCAGATCCTCGATATTAACCCCAGCATCATCAAGGGCTTTCTTCATAGAATAGTATGCACCATCCCCTTCAGGATCCGGAGCTGTCTGGTGATATGCATCACAACTTGCTCCATAGCCGACAAATTCGGCATAGATATTAGCACCGCGATTCTTTGCATGCTGATACTCTTCTAAAACCAACATCCCTGCTCCTTCTCCCATAATAAAGCCATCCCTCTCATTATCAAAAGGTCTGGATGCATGGGCAGGATCATCGTTTCTAGTTGATAGCGCTTTAAGAGAGCAGAAACCTCCTAAGGCAAGATTTGTAATACAAGACTCTGTACCGCCTGAGACCATAATATCGGCATCTCCATACTGAATCATCCTCAGAGCACCTCCAAGAGAATGACTCCCAGAAGCGCAAGCCGTCACAACGCAGTGGTTAGGTCCTTTTAGCCCTAAAGCAATTGCAACCTGACCGGGAGCAATATTCACTATCATTAGAGGAATAAGGAAGGGTGTTATTCTACGAACACCTTTTTCCTGATATACTGTGACCTGATCCTCTACCAATTTGAGAGCCCCGATACCAGATCCTATAACAACACCAGCCTTATGTTCATCTATCTCCTCAATATTAAGGCCTGAATCTTTCCAAGCCTTTTGAGCTGCACAGACCGCAAACTGGGTAAAACGCTCCATCCTTCTCAGGTCTTTACCTGAGATATATTCACTAGGATCAAAATCCTTTACCTCTCCTGCAATACGTGATGTAAAAGCAGTTGCATCAATTTGAGTTATGGAAGAGATCCCATTCTTACCGCTAGTTATAGCTGACCAAAACTCTTCCACCTCATTGCCAAGAGGCGAGATAACACCTAAACCTGTAACTACGACTCGTCTTTTCATATTATTATAATGCTATGCCGAGCATTGCTCGGCATAATCATCGCTTCAAAAACTGGCTAAATTACTCCTCTGTACTTCCTGCTTTCTCTCCTATGTACTTAACAGCATCTGATACCATGCGGATCTTCTCAGCATCTTCATCCGGTATTTCAATACCAAACTCTTCCTCAAAAGCCATTACAAGCTCAACCGTATCAAGAGAATCAGCACCTAAATCATCTACAAAAGAGGCGTTATCTGTAATCTCATCCTCTTTAACATTTAACTGTTCTGAAATAATCTTCTTCACTTTTTCTGCTACTCCCATCTGACTCCTCCTTTCAATTATTAATAATAAGGTTAAATTTATATATCATATTCAATCAATTTAGTCAATATTTTATAAAATTAGGAGATCATACCCCCGTCTACAACTATAACTTGAGATGTAATATAATCGGAGAGATTTGAAGCCAAAAAGAGTGCTGCATTGGCAACATCATTCGGCTCCCCGAATCTCTTAAGAGCAATACTGTCCAGCATCTTGGCCTTTACTCCATCTCCTAAAGCATCGGTCATCTTAGTCCTTATAAAGCCAGGCGCTATTGCATTAACATTGATATTCCTTGGAGCAAACTCTTTAGCTAGAGACTTGGTAAGAGCAATAAGGCCGCCTTTAGAAGCTGCGTAGTTGGCTTGCCCCGCATTGCCGATTATACCTATGATAGAGGCTATATTTATTATCCTGCCGCCTCTATTCTTTATCATATGTTTAGATACAACCTTGCTGCAGTTAAAGGCTCCTTTTAAATTGACCTTTAAGACAAGATCCCAATCCTCTTCACTCATTCTAAGAAGAAGGTTGTCCCTTGTGATACCAGCATTATTTATAAGAATATCTATTTTATCAAATTTCTCCAATGACTTGACTAAAGCATCCTCAACCTCTTTAAGATTAGAAATATCAGAGATTAGACCCAGCGCCTTTCTGCCTTTAGATTCAATCTCAGAAACCGTATTTAAAAGCCCTTCTCTATCTAAATCTAGACAAATTATATCTGCCCCCTGATCTGCAAATATTAAAGCTATCTTTCTGCCTATACCTCTGCCGGCCCCTGTTATTAAAGCAACTTTTTCATCCAGCATACCCATAGTTTTATGCCTCCTCTAGGATTAACTCCTGATAAAGATTTTCAATATCATTATAGTTTTCTATATTATAGACCACCAGATTGGGATCTATCTTGCGCAGTAAACCTTTTAATGTCTTACCGCAGCCAATCTCTAGAAAACTTGTCAGACCGGAATTTATCATAGCTCTAACACAATCCAACCATAGCGTAGTGCGATTGACCTGGTTTACGAGGTTGGCTTTTATCTCCTGAGGGAAGAAAGAGTAATA is a window of Candidatus Kaelpia aquatica DNA encoding:
- a CDS encoding transposase family protein, which translates into the protein MKREKNIKGKVVLNLKDIKRREVKLLTSGIKVIVEKNKEYAVCPNCGALSNKVYEYRKQLILDKPNQDKKVEIELNKRRFTCANNECSLKTFTENIEGLSSTRRYTVAFENFLKDLVSREGYLKAQKVLQDKYSLSLSLTTLFYLNYSGSKEN
- a CDS encoding acyl carrier protein, producing MGVAEKVKKIISEQLNVKEDEITDNASFVDDLGADSLDTVELVMAFEEEFGIEIPDEDAEKIRMVSDAVKYIGEKAGSTEE
- the ugpC gene encoding sn-glycerol-3-phosphate ABC transporter ATP-binding protein UgpC, with protein sequence MPQVSLNKVSKVYSGDIKAVNDFSLNIESGEFTVLLGPSGCGKSTTLRMIAGLEEITEGEISIGDKIVNDISAKDRDIAMVFQNYALYPHMTVYENMSFGLRLRNYLKDEIDRRVNEAADILSIKHLLKRKPRELSGGEKQRVAVGRAIVRKPLVFLFDEPLSNLDAKLRGQMRTELNKLHKKLQSTMIYVTHDQVEAMTLGEKIVVMKDGYIQQIADPHVLYNKPDNKFVAGFIGTPPMNFVEGKIVRIDSRTYFDSGSFKVRIVDDMVFYIKDYLDKELIFGIRPEDIYDRLFVSEAPPENVVHVNVEVVEPMGSEVYLYLNIGEASFIAKVGGQEQAQAGQDLEVVFDMSNIHFFDKDTEKTII
- the fabG gene encoding 3-oxoacyl-[acyl-carrier-protein] reductase, with the protein product MGMLDEKVALITGAGRGIGRKIALIFADQGADIICLDLDREGLLNTVSEIESKGRKALGLISDISNLKEVEDALVKSLEKFDKIDILINNAGITRDNLLLRMSEEDWDLVLKVNLKGAFNCSKVVSKHMIKNRGGRIINIASIIGIIGNAGQANYAASKGGLIALTKSLAKEFAPRNINVNAIAPGFIRTKMTDALGDGVKAKMLDSIALKRFGEPNDVANAALFLASNLSDYITSQVIVVDGGMIS
- the fabF gene encoding beta-ketoacyl-ACP synthase II; its protein translation is MKRRVVVTGLGVISPLGNEVEEFWSAITSGKNGISSITQIDATAFTSRIAGEVKDFDPSEYISGKDLRRMERFTQFAVCAAQKAWKDSGLNIEEIDEHKAGVVIGSGIGALKLVEDQVTVYQEKGVRRITPFLIPLMIVNIAPGQVAIALGLKGPNHCVVTACASGSHSLGGALRMIQYGDADIMVSGGTESCITNLALGGFCSLKALSTRNDDPAHASRPFDNERDGFIMGEGAGMLVLEEYQHAKNRGANIYAEFVGYGASCDAYHQTAPDPEGDGAYYSMKKALDDAGVNIEDLNYINAHGTSTKLNDKMETKAIKRLLGKDAGSVPVSSIKSMIGHLLGAAGGVEAVAVVLALRDGIIPPTTNYEYPDSECDLDYVPNEARKSELNLVLSNSLGFGGHNASLLFKRFS